One Calditrichota bacterium genomic window, GGGATCTACCCCTCACCTTTCCCAGCGAGGACTGACGTCCTCTCCACCACCACCAGCCGATCCCCGTTCGCTTCACCTCTCCAGTGCAACGCCAGGCGCACCATGTGCGCCGCCGCTCATGTGCTCCGGCCCCGCCGCTCCCTCTTTGCCCGGGCTCGGAGCACCATCCACCTCGTCCCTGTCCAGCTGCCCTTCGTGGGCCCTACTGGTGTTCCCCACCGTTTGCGCGAAATATAACGAATTCCCTGCAAAATGTCAAGCAAAATATCAACATATTGTGAAGTTTGTGGGCATGGGCAACGACATGTTGAAGGGCCAGGCTGGTTGGCTGCTCGCGGTCGGGAAGGCCGTCGGGAGAAGTTCAGCTTCTTGTGGGGCTTGATGGCCGGATGAGAGAAGGGGCGAAGCGGCTACCGCCGTCGCAAAAGGCGAGAGACCAAGGGGCGCGTCGCCGCAGTGACCAGCCAGGCGCAGAGCACCCCAAGGAGGGCACCGCCGAGCACATCAGATGGATAGTGGACGCCCACGTAGGTGCGCGAATAGGCCACCAGAGTGGCTATCGTGAAAAAGATAGGCCAAGGAGCGGCATAGAACCGAGAGAGGAGGAAGGCTGCACCGAAAAGATTGGTAGCATGTGAGGAAGGGAAAGAAAAGGCACCGGAGCAATCAACTAAGAGGCGCACCCCAGGAAGCGTGTTGCATGGCCGGGCGCGCTCAACGAGCGGCTTGAGCAACGTGCTGCTGGTCTGGTCAGTGATCGTGACCGTGACGATGAGCAACAGGGTGGCAATTCTCCCCTTCTTGCCCCCAAAAATCAGAAGTGCAAGCAACCCCAGGGCAATGACCATCCGCCAGTTGTCGATGTCGGTCAGAAAAGGCATGATGACATCGAACTGGGGACTTGCGAGTCGCACGTTGACCAGGTAGAAGATGGCTACGTCCAGCCGCAGGGCCCAGTGGGGCATCACTGGTCAGTCCTTCTGGCCGAG contains:
- a CDS encoding phosphatase PAP2 family protein, whose product is MMPHWALRLDVAIFYLVNVRLASPQFDVIMPFLTDIDNWRMVIALGLLALLIFGGKKGRIATLLLIVTVTITDQTSSTLLKPLVERARPCNTLPGVRLLVDCSGAFSFPSSHATNLFGAAFLLSRFYAAPWPIFFTIATLVAYSRTYVGVHYPSDVLGGALLGVLCAWLVTAATRPLVSRLLRRR